The following proteins come from a genomic window of Aspergillus luchuensis IFO 4308 DNA, chromosome 3, nearly complete sequence:
- a CDS encoding uncharacterized protein (COG:Q;~EggNog:ENOG410PHXR;~InterPro:IPR013149,IPR011032,IPR036291;~PFAM:PF00107;~go_process: GO:0055114 - oxidation-reduction process [Evidence IEA]): protein MPTLPVRMSTHKALVLHARDQPLILETVPQPISSTGDAIVRILAADIVPYMGDVISNKRPYPLSVPMTPGNTAIGRIHEVGPDAVDLTPGQLVFCDITIRARDNPAVSILYGVHGGGYPAAQKLMDGVWRNATYAEYARFPLENLYRLDEALLLGPLGYSINDLCLLPVCLVPFGGLSEVGLKPGEVVIVAPATGRYGGAAVNIALAMGATVIAGGRNQTMLEKLKSIHVTNRLRTVRITGDTAADTELFRTATGKPDGADVYLDLSPPAVQGSSLLASGIRSLRAFGRCVVMGGNSGNLDFPYLEIMFKSIRIQGRFMYDRQHVQQMIQMVESGLLPLGSKSGVSQTKVFGLEEIQQALESAAKLSGWGEHVVLKP from the coding sequence ATGCCAACACTTCCGGTCAGAATGTCGACTCACAAAGCCCTGGTGCTCCACGCCCGGGACCAGCCACTCATCCTTGAAACTGTCCCCCAGCCCATCTCATCAACCGGTGACGCGATTGTTCGCATCCTCGCTGCCGATATCGTACCCTACATGGGAGACGTGATTAGCAACAAGCGTCCTTACCCGCTCTCCGTGCCCATGACACCGGGGAACACCGCCATTGGCCGAATACACGAAGTTGGACCGGATGCCGTGGACCTAACACCTGGCCAGCTCGTCTTCTGCGACATCACCATTCGCGCCCGAGATAACCCGGCCGTCTCTATCCTCTATGGTGTCCATGGCGGCGGATATCCCGCAGCACAGAAACTCATGGACGGCGTCTGGCGTAACGCGACGTACGCTGAGTACGCGCGATTCCCGTTAGAGAATCTGTACCGCCTGGATGaagcgcttcttcttgggccACTAGGATACAGCATTAATGATCTCTGTCTCTTGCCAGTGTGCCTTGTTCCGTTTGGCGGTCTTTCGGAGGTCGGCTTGAAGCCTGGCGAGGTAGTGATCGTGGCTCCCGCAACAGGGCGGTACGGCGGCGCCGCTGTGAACATTGCCCTGGCAATGGGCGCGACGGTGATCGCTGGTGGGCGGAACCAGACCATGTTAGAGAAGCTTAAGAGCATTCATGTTACAAATCGACTAAGAACGGTCCGGATCACCGGGGATACCGCCGCTGATACAGAATTGTTCCGTACAGCAACTGGGAAGCCGGATGGAGCAGACGTGTATCTGGATCTTTCGCCACCAGCAGTTCAGGGGTCATCGCTCCTAGCATCTGGCATTCGATCATTGCGTGCCTTCGGTCGATGCGTTGTTATGGGAGGCAATTCGGGAAATCTCGACTTCCCTTACCTCGAGATCATGTTCAAGAGTATTCGAATCCAGGGGCGGTTTATGTACGATCGCCAGCATGTGCAGCAGATGATCCAGATGGTCGAGTCGGGATTGCTTCCTCTTGGCAGCAAGTCTGGTGTCTCTCAGACGAAGGTGTTTGGGCTTGAAGAGATCCAACAGGCGTTGGAGTCCGCTGCTAAGCTGAGCGGTTGGGGTGAGCATGTGGTGCTCAAGCCGTAG